In the Clostridium gelidum genome, GGAAGGAAACAAAAGTAAAGAATATAATTTAGCCATTTGGGAAAAGGATGGTATGTCATATTCAATTTCAGCTAAAAATGGCATTGATGAAAAAACAATATTAGATATGATCTTATGAATTTATTATTTATTTTCATGTGCCTTAGAAAAAATATGTTACTGAACTAATCATTTAGATATAATATATGAAAGATATTAAAAAAAATCAAAGCATATTTTATTTTCATGAGTGGAATGATTAATGCTAATTTTTTTTATAGAGTAGGGAGGATTTATGGAAGATACAGAAAAATTTATTGAAGTAAATGGCGATTTTAAAATGAGAAAGTTAACAGAGGATGATTTAGAGCAGTTTAATGGACTATTAAGCTATGCATTTCAAATAACAATGGAAGATCTTCTACGTACTGGTTGGACAGAAGAACAAATTATGCATGCGAAAATGCCTATTCTTAAAAATGCCTATGTTCTTGGATGGTTCTACCACGACAAGCTAGCTTCAATGATTGTAGTATACTCAATGAAAGTAAATATTCATGATAATATTTGTAAGATGGGTGGAGTTACTGGAGTTGCTACGTATCCTGAATATACAGGCAAAGGTTTAATTCGATCACTGATAAAGCAGGTTATTATGCATATGTATGAAGAAGGACAATTTATTTCTTTTTTATATCCGTACTCAATTCCTCTTTATAGAAAACATGGCTGGGAAATCATTTCTGATAAAATAACTTTTACAATAAAAGATTCTCAGCTTCCTAAAAAAAAGCAAGCAGAAGGGATGATGGAACGTGTAGATTTGAAGTGTGAGGATATTTCAAATGTACATGATTATTTTTCTATGCAGCGTCATGGAGCAATGATTCGCGATGAACTTGCTTGGGATGAATATTGGCGTTGGGATAATGATAATATTATTGCTTCAATTTATTATAGCAAAAATCATAAGCCTCTTGGCTATCTAGTTTATTACGTTAAGAATGATACATTTCATATTAAGGAAATGGTTTATTTAAATACTGAAGCACATGATGGAATTTGGAATTACATAAGTGCACATTATTCTATGGTAAGCGAAGTAAAAGGGAATAATTACTCTGGAGAACCAATGGCTTTTTTATTTGAAGATAGTGAGATGGTTGAAAACATTGAGCCATATTACATGGCAAGGATTATAGATGTACAAGAATTTATTTTAAAATATCCTTTTTTAGTCAAATTACCAAAGTTAAAACTTAGCTTTAAAATAAATGATCCTGTAGCGCAGTGGAATAGTGGAGTTTTCAATGTTTACTGGATTGATGAAGAAACGGTGTGTGAAAAAACTGATGATATTCATGCTGCTAATCTAGTAGAAATGAATATTCAGACCTTCACAACTATGATCATGGGATATAAGCGTCCTACTTATCTTTATGAATGTGGAAGAATACAAACAGAATATTATATGCTGAGAGTTTTAGAACAGTTAATACCAGTAGAAAAACCATACTTTTCAGATTATTTTTAATTACACAATGGACAGTAGTAAATATAAAATTGGTTCTATCATCAGAATCAATAGGATTAAATATTAATGCACAACCTTGTTTAGGTTGTGCATTAATATTGTGGCTTTATTTACAATTTTATTTCAATCCCCTAAGTAAAAAAATATAAGATTTAAAGTAATTTAATCAGCGATTCTAACTCTTCAGATAAAACTTTTGCAAGCTCAAAATCAGTATTTTGCAGAGCCAATTCTATTTTAGTTTCAACTGATCTTTTCTTTTGTTCAATTTCTAAATAGTCTTTATCAAAATACTTCGCATAAATCATCTTTCTAAATTTTCGCATACTCATTTTTCTAATTGTCTTATTTTCAATCATTAAAACATAATCCACACAGTTTATTATAGAATAATAATCATGAGAAATCATTAAAATCGCACCGTTATAATTTTCTATGGCTTTTTCAAGTGCTATTTGTGAATAGGTATCTAAATGGCTTGTTGGTTCATCAAGAAGTAACATGTTTGCGTTACTTGCGGAAACTTTAGCCAATTGAAGTATATTCTTTTCTCCACCAGATAAAGATTCTATCTTTTGGTTTATGATTTCTTCGTTAAAACCATAGCTTGAAATATATGATTTAATTTGGTCACGAGTCTCAAATCCTGCATCGAAGAATTCTTCAAGTATTGTATTAGACGTATTTAGTATTTCTCCTTGAAGTTGAGATAAATAAGCTACTTCAATGTCAGAATCTATTTCAATAGAATCACGAGTATTTTTAAATATATCTCGTAGTAAAGTCGTTTTTCCGGTACCATTTGAACCTATAAGAGCTACTTTATCAGTAGATTTAATCTCGAAGTTAACATTTTCTAAAAGCATCTCATCAAAGCTAGCAGTGTAATCATTAACTTTTAAAGCGATGGTTTCTTCGATTTCATTATTAGTAACTAAACGGATATTCGGTTGTTTAATCTCTACAAATGGTGTTTTAATTCTACGATCTTCTAATCTTTCTTGAAGTTTCATTCTACCTTTTAGATATCTTCCAGCAGAAGTTTCACCTGTAATTTCTGCTCTATCTCTTAGTTTCTTGATTATGTGCTCGTTTCTCTCAATTTCTTCATCATCAGCTGCAGACAGTTCTTGCATTTCGATTTTAGTTTGAAGTAATAAGAAGTTATAATCAATGTATCTTCCATCAAATTCTTGGAGCTCCATGTTTTCAAGGTGAATAATTTTGTTAAAACAATGATTAAGTAGATATCTGTTATGGGTAATAATTAACATTATTCCCTTGTGAGAATTAATTAGATTTTTAAGAGAATTAAGGTTTTCAAAGTCTAAAAACACATCTGGTTCATCCATAATCATTAAGTCTGGACTATGAAGCATTT is a window encoding:
- a CDS encoding GNAT family N-acetyltransferase — encoded protein: MEDTEKFIEVNGDFKMRKLTEDDLEQFNGLLSYAFQITMEDLLRTGWTEEQIMHAKMPILKNAYVLGWFYHDKLASMIVVYSMKVNIHDNICKMGGVTGVATYPEYTGKGLIRSLIKQVIMHMYEEGQFISFLYPYSIPLYRKHGWEIISDKITFTIKDSQLPKKKQAEGMMERVDLKCEDISNVHDYFSMQRHGAMIRDELAWDEYWRWDNDNIIASIYYSKNHKPLGYLVYYVKNDTFHIKEMVYLNTEAHDGIWNYISAHYSMVSEVKGNNYSGEPMAFLFEDSEMVENIEPYYMARIIDVQEFILKYPFLVKLPKLKLSFKINDPVAQWNSGVFNVYWIDEETVCEKTDDIHAANLVEMNIQTFTTMIMGYKRPTYLYECGRIQTEYYMLRVLEQLIPVEKPYFSDYF
- a CDS encoding ATP-binding cassette domain-containing protein produces the protein MIKIDNLSYSFPQKDLYNKISFTLEDDQHCAFIGTSGSGKSTLIDIIMDPERYMFDGKLEIDPNCRIGYVSQFSQLDKTKEITVFEYLGEDFIKLQNEITSICTEMETSSDIDPLLIKYQQALDSLDAIGGDDFESNLIKKLTLANLIKLKDLMVSELSGGEFKLIQVVREMLHSPDLMIMDEPDVFLDFENLNSLKNLINSHKGIMLIITHNRYLLNHCFNKIIHLENMELQEFDGRYIDYNFLLLQTKIEMQELSAADDEEIERNEHIIKKLRDRAEITGETSAGRYLKGRMKLQERLEDRRIKTPFVEIKQPNIRLVTNNEIEETIALKVNDYTASFDEMLLENVNFEIKSTDKVALIGSNGTGKTTLLRDIFKNTRDSIEIDSDIEVAYLSQLQGEILNTSNTILEEFFDAGFETRDQIKSYISSYGFNEEIINQKIESLSGGEKNILQLAKVSASNANMLLLDEPTSHLDTYSQIALEKAIENYNGAILMISHDYYSIINCVDYVLMIENKTIRKMSMRKFRKMIYAKYFDKDYLEIEQKKRSVETKIELALQNTDFELAKVLSEELESLIKLL